The following proteins come from a genomic window of Lolium rigidum isolate FL_2022 chromosome 5, APGP_CSIRO_Lrig_0.1, whole genome shotgun sequence:
- the LOC124651388 gene encoding E3 ubiquitin-protein ligase SIRP1-like, with protein sequence MDDDWITARYLLSSILGRNPLVVDHVDDESFPVDHPRPPAEEPAPAPARKPPPAVRAPPGVAGTVCAVCTDEIAVADAVVRLPCAHWYHAGCIAPWLGIRSTCPLCRAEMPTREDDAGVEGGVGREKRRHEAAGTSVAGAAVRREASYGRLAAAGGVLSG encoded by the coding sequence ATGGACGACGACTGGATCACCGCGCGGTACCTGCTCTCCTCCATCCTCGGCCGGAACCCGCTCGTCGTCGACCACgtagacgacgagtccttccccgtcgaccacccccggccccccgcggaggagccggcgccggcgccggcgcggaaGCCCCCGCCGGCCGTGCGCGCGCCGCCGGGCGTGGCCGGCACCGTCTGCGCGGTGTGCACCGACGAGATCGCCGTCGCCGACGCCGTCGTGCGCCTGCCCTGCGCGCACTGGTACCACGCCGGATGCATCGCGCCCTGGCTCGGGATCCGGAGCACCTGCCCCCTGTGCCGCGCCGAGATGCCGACCCGGGAGGACGACGCCGGCGTGGAAGGCGGCGTCGGCCGCGAGAAGCGTCGGCACGAGGCCGCCGGGACCAGCGTCGCCGGCGCGGCCGTGCGGCGGGAGGCGTCGTACGGGCGCCTCGCCGCCGCTGGAGGCGTGCTTTCCGGGTGA